The proteins below come from a single Juglans regia cultivar Chandler chromosome 12, Walnut 2.0, whole genome shotgun sequence genomic window:
- the LOC109004929 gene encoding uncharacterized protein LOC109004929, which yields MPKTISKTPKSAPVVRVSKLSKSKPSKENTLSKSFAEENSDRPITKRGQKLNNNPRPYQRQSGKKAGSRTAQKSKTSSVLNNGGDPVNKSEGEELARVVGDVGKVTELKPLGAHATYTPLTKIASGPGLDFEIGKVVEENSNRSNSKTPPIMASVSPEIQCGSSVVSTTITPGCYGAGHIVSGVTDKRKCRPRGILTVGENDSGFGSVKPFDSFDDFEDVVGFGNDSTVIPEPAEASMHWVLSPFNEEEEDQKENSENGSCRLQRLGGSAIVHSPSSPATVHEFSSDLCSDRNTASTTDSNRRRSTLISPNRLPEFDGLAVMSSPHATASWGAITLKEGKENRCDLEPENSPFSMNSLCSGNVMQTPQSDSSSGRLCLSWLNEESYKKHDFESELNSAAEVLQMTTLSPKSQIIGDPVDSSFRFDCLTTSSNSINFTQFPKNLDDQASWISNSTLDNVSQSQMRISWREGLVSQIYEIDDSDCCRCLSDEEEDANNCSNDRLKPHHNPVACVDVASDHILTNSRTAEYVDNDSRTYGKGKGQFCPHISCSCAESISTDGGGLVASRDSDWTL from the coding sequence TATCAGCGGCAATCTGGAAAAAAAGCCGGTTCTAGAACCGCGCAAAAGTCGAAAACTTCTTCGGTTCTGAACAATGGGGGCGATCCCGTGAACAAGTCTGAAGGAGAAGAACTGGCGAGGGTGGTTGGTGACGTGGGTAAGGTCACCGAGCTCAAACCATTGGGTGCTCATGCAACTTATACTCCTTTGACTAAGATAGCGAGTGGGCCGGGTTTGGATTTTGAAATTGGTAAGGTTGTGGAGGAGAACTCAAACAGGAGCAATAGCAAGACACCTCCTATTATGGCCTCTGTGTCGCCTGAGATACAGTGCGGATCATCCGTGGTCTCGACCACGATAACTCCCGGTTGTTATGGTGCTGGTCACATTGTTTCTGGGGTCACCGACAAAAGGAAGTGCAGGCCTAGAGGGATTCTGACTGTAGGAGAAAATGATTCTGGGTTTGGTAGCGTTAAGCCTTTTGATAGTTTTGATGATTTCGAAGACGTTGTTGGGTTTGGTAATGATTCAACTGTGATCCCTGAACCAGCCGAGGCTTCAATGCATTGGGTTTTATCTCCATTTAACGAGGAGGAAGAGGATCAAAAGGAGAATTCTGAAAATGGGTCGTGTAGATTGCAGAGGTTAGGAGGGTCTGCCATAGTCCATTCTCCTTCCTCACCTGCAACTGTTCATGAGTTTTCTTCAGATCTATGTAGCGATCGTAATACGGCTAGTACTACTGATAGTAACAGAAGAAGAAGCACTTTAATTTCTCCAAATCGACTTCCTGAATTTGATGGATTAGCCGTCATGTCTTCTCCCCATGCAACAGCTAGTTGGGGGGCCATCACCTTAAAAGAAGGTAAAGAAAATCGTTGTGATCTTGAACCTGAGAATTCTCCATTCTCCATGAACTCTTTGTGTAGTGGAAATGTTATGCAAACCCCACAATCAGACTCAAGCTCAGGTAGACTTTGCCTATCATGGTTGAATGAAGAGAGTTACAAGAAACATGACTTTGAATCTGAACTCAATTCGGCGGCTGAAGTTCTTCAAATGACAACATTGTCTCCCAAAAGCCAAATAATTGGGGATCCTGTTGACTCAAGTTTCCGGTTTGATTGTCTAACTACTTCTTCCAACTCCATAAATTTTACCCAATTTCCAAAAAACTTGGACGATCAAGCTTCTTGGATTTCTAATTCTACTTTAGATAACGTGTCACAATCCCAGATGAGAATATCGTGGAGGGAAGGATTAGTTAGCCAGATTTATGAGATCGATGATTCCGACTGTTGCCGATGCTTGTCAGATGAGGAGGAAGATGCCAATAACTGCAGTAATGACAGGTTAAAACCCCATCATAATCCTGTGGCCTGTGTTGATGTAGCAAGTGATCATATATTAACTAACTCTAGGACTGCTGAATATGTGGATAACGATTCCAGAACTTATGGGAAAGGTAAAGGACAGTTTTGTCCGCATATATCATGTTCTTGTGCAGAATCCATAAGCACTGATGGTGGTGGCCTTGTTGCTTCGAGGGATTCAGATTGGACTCTATGA